The nucleotide window AGCTGCTGACGGTGGGCATCTCCTCGGCACTGCATCCCCACGAGAGCCACCTCCTGGACGCCCTGCGCGCCCTGTTCCAGGCGTCCTCAGGCCCCGAGCTGGGCTGTGTCGTGGTGCTGGTGTCCCTGTCGGACTCCGACCCTGAATGGCTCAGCCAGACGGTGGCCAACATCTCTGACCTCTTCCAAGCACACATCGAGGCCCGGCAGCTGCTGGTGGTCCGGGGCCAGCTCGGCGGGCCCCCTCCCCTAGGCACCCTGAGACCAGAGGACCTCCCCTCGTCCTGCGAGGCCCTGTACTCCGTGCAGAAGGCCGACCACGCCCTCCTCATGAACTTCGCTGCCAACCTCTCCGAATACTTCCTAATGCTGGACGACCAGGTTCGCTGCATGCCCACGTTCATTTCCACCATCTACTGGACGCTGTCTGCTTGGAAGGAGCTGCCTTGGGTGACCCTAGAGTTCTCTAGCCTGAGCTTTGCGGGGAAGGTGTTCCGCTCCGGCGACCTCCCCCGCCTGGCCTCCTTCCTCCTCGTTTTCCCCAAGGACACGCCCACGCACGTGCTTCTCTCTGAGTTCCCTCCTCTCCTGGCCCAGAGCACGCCAATCCGCTTCGGCTCCTCAGTCTTCTACCACGTGGGCAACCGTTCTGGGCTGGAGAGCGCCTGCTTCCCTGCAGACAAGGAGAAGGTCTTTGGCGAGCCCGACAACCCCACAGCCAGTGTGCGCACGGACATGGTGATGCTGTCCGACAACATCCCGCAGTACGCCTACACCCTGAACAAGGAGAGCTTTGCCACCCTCAACCCCGTCCGAGGCAACTACCTGACGGTGATCCTGGAGGAGCCCCAGAAGGTCACCCGCGTCGAGGTGCTGACGGGCTCCGACAAAGAAGGGAAGCACCAGCTGCGGCGAGGGCAGGTGGAGCTGGGCTTCGGGCCCCTGGAGGACCTCCAGGGCTGTGCTCGCTACACCCTGCTCGGCCCCGTGGTGGAGGGACGCCTGGACCAGATGGTGTCTTATgaagaagactccctggaggcgCTGGGCTGCATCCGGCTGCTGGTGCTGGAAGCCCAGGAGTCCTGGCTTCTGATCAGGCAGATCAAAGTCTGGACCACGGAGTATGACGAGGAAGAGGAAGGGTAGACCACGCCGCAGGGAACCAGGAAGGGTGGGCTTGGGGATGGAATCGGCTCGGCTGGCAAGAAATAAAGGTAGAAATTGGTCAAGGCCTGTTCACTCTTGAGCTGGACGACCACGTAATTTGTTCTCCTACCCGGGACACTGTTGAGAGTGATAGTGAGAGGAAGCAAGAGTGAGACTACACAGGTCAGCAGGCATAAACCGGACCACCCCAGGCGAGCTGAGAGGCGCCGTCACCCCCAACTCTTGGTTTTCGTAGGCTGCTTCAGAGGGTAGGCGCAGACCGAGGAGGGCACCAATGAGACAACACTCTTCTGGCTTCCGGGGGCCAGAGCAAGGGAGGGAGGCACCAGGAGCTGCCTTGATTCTCATCCACACACAATTATAACATCCCAAGATCTTTCCAGGAAGGACCTGTCGCTCCACCATGGTCATGACAGCACCATGATCATGGAGGGGGCTGACGGCAGCTCATGTCCACACGCCTGTCTCGGTCAGGTCAGGCTGTTATATTCCAGGGGTTATAAACAACGGAACTTTACTTCTCATGTCCTGGAGGCTGAGAGTCCAAGGTCAACGTGCCGGAAGGTTCAGTGTCTGGGGAGAGCCCACCTCCTGGCTCACAGACGCTGTCTTTCTGCTGCGTCCTCACACGTGCACCAGGGGGCAGGgggctctctgccttcttttatGAGGCACCAATCCTATTTTTGAGGACCCCTCCCTCAAGCCCCATTCgcctcccaaaggctccacctccTATTGCCATCCCCTTGAGGGTTAGGATCTCAAGGTATGAGTTCTGGGGTCGGGGGGGACACATATACACCGGAGGAAGACCCAAGCCTCTAATGTGTCAAGGTTTAGACCTTGCTGGAGGAAAGTCTGCTTACCTGGGACTCAGGAATGGACGCTTCAAGTATTCATGAATCTTCTAGAACTGTGTTTACATACATGCATTTTTCTAAGGAGAGGGCAGTTTACTTTCCCCTGAGCATTGAAATGTCCCCTATCTGCCTCGTAAAGTTATGAATAGCTGAACCAGCAGCTATAACCTTCTAGAGGAAAGAAACAATATGTAACTTAGAAATCTTTCTATTCCCATCGAAAAATAAGAAGTCAGAATTACACATTCCTGCCTGTATCTATTCAGGAAATATTTGGGTACAGACTCAAGGTTAGTAGTAATAATATGAACCAAACTTGAGTGACACCAACAAAGAACTTAATGcaaaatcaataattaaaattaaatgcaacATAGGTACCAGTTCTCTTTCATTTGATGAACGAAATTGATGAAGcccaataaaaacataaatgaaaggGTTTTGTAGGGTTTTGAGGGGGTTTTGAAATTTTTCCtgaagttaacttttaaaaaaaatagtgtttgaACATAAGTAGTTGCCTCTCCCTGAGGTATTTATTCTCCACTTCACTAGAAATGGAATAACACCATGGAAGACCGTGCATGCgcacgtgctcagtcgctcagtcgtgtccgactctttgcaactggggacggcagcctgccaggctcctctgcccatgggactctccaggcaagactactgtactgggttgccatttccttctcccggggatcttccctgacccaaggatcaaacctgcatttcctgcgttggcaggcagattctttaccagtaagccATACatctaaaaagataaaaaaaataccaTGTTCCTTCCAATATGTGTTAACCAGTAAAATGAACGCAAAGTCTTTGGGtgaatttccatttaaaattttgataaggCTTTTTTCAGCTGACAGAAACCCTTTTTGCATTAGCCTGATAATTCTTCCTTACCTTGATATCTTGCTGTTGCTTTCAGTCAGATGCTATATGTATTTTGTTCAGCTTTTCTAGTTGTCTGAAATAAGAAGTTTCAAATTACCTGATTGCTattataaaaaaaacttttaagtatgacttgaaaagatcttcaagacacAACCATTAAATGAAAATACTCAGGCTTCATTACAGTATTTTCAATacagaatttattaatttatgcAAAAATATCTATACATTTCTATTCAGTGTAATCACAAATAAACTACTGAAGATTTTGCTACTAGCAGTTTTTCTGACTATGAACCCTTATattaaacagggcttccctggtgatccagtggttaaaaatcaggggacacaggtttgacccgtggtccgggaagatctcacttgcctgctgctgctgctgctgctgctaagtcgcttcagtcatgtccgactctgtgcgaccccatagatggcagcccaccaggctcccccatccctgggattctccaggcaagaacactggagtgggtggccatttccttctccaatgcatgaaagtgaaaagtgaaagtgaagtcgctcagtcgtgtctgactcttagcgaccccatggacttcagcctaccaggctcctccatccatgggattttccaggcaagagtactggagtggggtgccaattcaCTTGCCTAGGGGCTACTAAGCCTGCGCAGCCTGGCGCCTGTGCCCCACACGGAGACAGCACCGCCACTAGAGGAGCcctgcccactgcaactagacaaagcctgaGCGCagacagagacccagtgcagccaaaaataaacagatgcagaaactctttaaacaaaataaaacaactaaatACACCAGATGTAAGACTTAAAAGTTGCTGTTATGtgtattcagtccagttcagttgctcagtcgcgtctgactctttgtgaccccatggaccgcagcacaccaggcttccctgtccatcaccaactcctggagcttggtcaaactcatgtccattgagttggtgattacTGGGATGAAAACAATATATGAAATTCTCAGAGACCgaataattaaacaaaaatggGACTCCAGATAGGTCAACAACGACTTAGGCTGGTTTCGCCCTGAGGGAATTCAGCGTCTGTGATAGTAGGTGGAGTGGGGTGCAAGCAAGGAGCAATGGATGGGATCACCCAGGATTTCAAGATACGGGAGACAATCAGCTAAGCAACAATACCGCGAACTACACAGTCAACACAAAACTGGAAACGCGCACGGAAACCAACCAGGCGGCGGCTCAGCAAGTCCCAGAGAACTGGAGAGGCGCTCCAAGGCCTCTGGCGACACGTTAGCTTCTAACCCACCTGGTCTCCAAATTAAtgacaaaaggaaagatttttaaacccagacttgaaaaataaacacatatttcaaaataatttataagcTAAAGAAAAATCATTACGGAAGTTAGAATATATTTACAGCTGAATCATAATGGAATTACTAATAGGAAAACTTGGGTCATGCAGTTAATCCTGTTCCAGAAGGAAATTTACAGTCTTAAGTGAAAATAAGTGAGACTAATAAATAAACGAGACTAAAAATTAAAACGATAAGCATCCATCATAAGAATTtagtaaaaatagaagaaaaaaaaacaatgaagataTAAGAAAAGATGTCTTCAATATAGGCCAAATTTAACAGCATATGAAGAAGcatcataaagagaaagaaaaggcaagctACACATGGGAGTATTGTTAACATGTAACAGACGAAGATTATCCACccagaaatatataaagaacaagtagaaatcaatgagaaaaagacaGGCAACCCCATGGGCCGAAAACCTCAACAAGGAACCCTGCAAATGAGGAAGTGTTTCACAAGGAGGTCCTCTCACTTTTCCTCAAAGAACTGCAAATAAACATCAAAACGTCTGAAGTTAGGAAGTACCGCATGTCGGAAAGAATGTAGAACGAGGGTTGGTAAACTGCAGCTAGCCCTTTGCTTGTGGACCAAACACAGCCCATGGACTGCTTCACCAATACAGCTGTGTCGGAGCGCGGCCATAGTCACTTTTCTACACGCTGTCCAGCACTGCTTTCGTGTTGCGAGGCCAGAGTTGAATAGCAGTGACGGATACTCTATAGTTCACAAAATCTAGAAcatttactgtctggccctttagACAAAGTGTTTGTCAGCCTCCGATGTAGAGAAGCAAGAACTCTCCTCTCTGCTAGTGGAGGGCAAACCACCACAGCTGCTTTAGAAAACTGTGTGCAGAATCCACTGCCTCTAACACGGTGCACCTCTCGGTGGggcagttccattcctgggcacACACTCAGCAGAGATCCAAGTGCCTCCAGAAGACACGGAGGACAAGGTATATAGGAGCATCATTTGTAACGGCCCCAAATTGGAGGCCACCCAAATGGACATCAGTACTAGAACAGGTAGGTATTGACAAATTTGATCTAATCATACAACAGAACACTAatcagcaatgaaaatgaataaactgtgATCACAACAATACAGATAGATCGCACAAACACAATGCAAAAAAGATGTTACATACAGAAGACCACGTACTGTATGATCCCATTAATAcaaatccctgctgctgctgctaagtcacttcagtcgtgtctgactctgtgcgaccccatagacggcagcccaccaggctcctccatccatgggattttccaggcaagagtactggggtggggtacCATTGCCCTCTCCGAATACAAATCCCTAAAGGACCGCAGAACCAGCAGTCCCCCCCTGTGTCATTTAAGGCTGATACCCAAGTCTTACTGACTATGGAAGTTTCTCCCACCAGTCACTTTGCTCAAAGGAGAAGCCCAGCAGAGTCACCTAAGAGGAAAATCAATGGGACATAGAGACAATCAGTGTCCTTCAGAGTCGCTGAAGGTATGAGGGCTTTGATGGAGAAGGGAGGTCATCTCAGGAGGAGGGAGTTAGGGAGCTCTTCTGAGCCTGGAGCTTCACCACCCATTGTCCAGTCTAGTGAAGGCCGTTCTGAGGGTCTGGATGGCAGGGGATGGGTGGGAATCGGGTGACTTATCTCTTGGGGAGCCTGGAGGTCAGTGCTCATCACCTGAGCTGGTGTCCTTTGGGTCACTTGGGAGTGTCTCTCTGTGTCCAGCTCCAGACTGGAGAGTCTGGCCACCACTCTGCCCCCCTCCACCAGAACAGGTCTCTGAGTGCTTTTCTGTGGGGTCTGGAAGGGGTTGAGTATCAGTTCATCTGAGGGTTTCTGGTAATGCTGGATGAGGATCGactatttgtttttgtaaataaaatttcactAGAAAGTAgttacttttattcatttatgtattatctatggctgctttcatgctacaGCAGCAAAGTAGAAGAGTTGCTACACAGACTGTATGCCaccaaaatatttactgtctgaccAAACAGAAAAAGGTGCCAACTCAGAcccacacagagggaagaccacgTGAAGATACGGTGAGAAGATgggcatctacaagccaaggaaacaAGCCTCGGGAGATATCCAGGGCAAATGCCATTCCAGTTGGGAACTGCGTATTAGAGAGAATGGCCATCCTGGCCAACGTGTGTTCCAGGCTGTCAGCATCTGTGTCTGACTCCTCCTGTCCCAGGCTTCTCCTGCCAGCAGAGCTCAGCTGTAATCCCTAACCGAGCATCAGTACTGTCTGCTGAGTCACTGCAGCAGCTGACGCCTGTTGAGAGCTTTGCTCTGTGACAGGCCACACGCTAAGTACCTTACATGTCTCCCTTAGGTCTGACATCAACCTATGAACTAGACAAGACAATAGCACCCATCCATCTGTAGACAGGAAtcacagagaggttgagtaagtTGTCCAGGTTCTGATTCAGTTTCATCTACCCCCAAAGCCAGGTCTTCGGCCCTGGAGGC belongs to Bos javanicus breed banteng chromosome 16, ARS-OSU_banteng_1.0, whole genome shotgun sequence and includes:
- the LOC133227332 gene encoding alpha-1,3-mannosyl-glycoprotein 4-beta-N-acetylglucosaminyltransferase-like protein MGAT4E, encoding MPRAAPGPRTVHGCLCKYLVVVVSLILLGSFLQERLEEQLMYSLLVEEKKKILWQLNQQQISSEIKNHLQAFKDMQKTSPGLQRAKYKLLAGAPPHKKKLLTVGISSALHPHESHLLDALRALFQASSGPELGCVVVLVSLSDSDPEWLSQTVANISDLFQAHIEARQLLVVRGQLGGPPPLGTLRPEDLPSSCEALYSVQKADHALLMNFAANLSEYFLMLDDQVRCMPTFISTIYWTLSAWKELPWVTLEFSSLSFAGKVFRSGDLPRLASFLLVFPKDTPTHVLLSEFPPLLAQSTPIRFGSSVFYHVGNRSGLESACFPADKEKVFGEPDNPTASVRTDMVMLSDNIPQYAYTLNKESFATLNPVRGNYLTVILEEPQKVTRVEVLTGSDKEGKHQLRRGQVELGFGPLEDLQGCARYTLLGPVVEGRLDQMVSYEEDSLEALGCIRLLVLEAQESWLLIRQIKVWTTEYDEEEEG